A region from the Flavobacteriales bacterium genome encodes:
- a CDS encoding DUF3108 domain-containing protein: MTRKSIFLLAAIGFLSMAFGQAGLEVAPAGKDLTNQLRTLPHAAFKSGEKLTYIVHYGFINAGEAVLELKSTDVKFQDRQMLRAVGTGRSLGAFNTFFKVDDHYESYFDSAGVFPWAFTRHVDEGGYTFDQKYVFLQHRGQLTDHDNDVYEVPLHTQDMISAFYFARTLDFGSAAKGDVFTVPCFVDGEYWPLQMKVMGRETIKLRNGKYRTIKFQPIVQEGRVFKTSDDLNVWVTDDGNHIPVLAQAKVLVGSIKMELSGYSGLTNPIAKVQ, translated from the coding sequence ATGACCCGCAAGAGCATTTTCCTTCTGGCCGCTATCGGCTTCCTGAGCATGGCGTTCGGCCAGGCCGGTTTGGAGGTGGCGCCGGCCGGCAAGGACCTCACCAACCAACTGCGCACGCTGCCGCATGCCGCCTTCAAGAGCGGCGAGAAGCTCACGTACATCGTGCACTACGGCTTCATCAATGCTGGCGAGGCCGTGTTGGAGCTGAAGAGCACCGACGTGAAGTTCCAGGACAGGCAGATGCTGCGTGCGGTGGGCACGGGCCGCAGCTTGGGCGCGTTCAACACGTTCTTCAAGGTCGATGACCACTACGAGAGCTACTTCGACAGCGCCGGTGTGTTCCCCTGGGCCTTCACGCGCCACGTTGACGAAGGCGGCTACACGTTCGATCAGAAGTACGTGTTCCTGCAGCACCGTGGCCAACTCACCGACCACGACAACGATGTGTACGAGGTCCCCCTGCACACGCAGGACATGATCAGTGCGTTCTACTTCGCGCGCACACTCGACTTCGGCAGCGCGGCCAAGGGCGATGTGTTCACCGTGCCCTGCTTCGTTGACGGCGAGTACTGGCCCTTGCAGATGAAGGTGATGGGCCGCGAGACGATCAAGCTGCGCAATGGAAAGTACCGCACGATCAAGTTCCAGCCCATCGTGCAGGAAGGCCGCGTCTTCAAGACCAGCGACGACCTCAACGTTTGGGTGACGGACGACGGCAACCACATTCCTGTGCTTGCACAAGCCAAGGTGCTCGTGGGTTCCATCAAGATGGAACTGAGCGGCTACAGCGGTTTGACGAATCCCATCGCGAAGGTGCAGTGA
- a CDS encoding DUF4230 domain-containing protein — MLKRLPVYLFLLGIILLTFFITREIYREDEPSVQEDATVLLEQVRNVMKLVTVEGDYNEVFSHKDTWTYNDLLSSLPGFEKRALIRVKARAHVGYDLERMSIRTDEATRTVYIDAAAEPQVLALEHDVDYFDLDEGLFNHFSEGELTAINAKAKQRIMEQVGKSSLFDSARKQRGDVMAAVKAMVESQGWKLVEGRPAIDGRRRLND; from the coding sequence ATGCTCAAGCGTCTACCCGTCTACCTCTTCCTGCTCGGCATCATCCTGCTCACGTTCTTCATCACGCGGGAGATCTACCGGGAGGATGAACCCTCCGTGCAGGAGGACGCCACCGTGCTGCTGGAGCAAGTGCGCAACGTGATGAAGCTGGTGACCGTGGAGGGCGACTATAACGAGGTGTTCAGTCACAAGGACACGTGGACGTACAACGACCTGCTGAGCAGTTTGCCGGGGTTCGAGAAACGTGCATTGATCCGGGTGAAGGCACGCGCGCACGTGGGCTATGACCTGGAACGGATGTCCATCCGCACGGATGAGGCGACGCGCACGGTGTACATCGATGCGGCCGCCGAGCCGCAGGTGCTGGCGTTGGAGCACGATGTGGACTACTTCGACCTGGACGAGGGCCTGTTCAACCACTTCAGCGAGGGCGAGCTGACTGCCATCAACGCGAAGGCGAAACAGCGCATCATGGAGCAGGTGGGGAAAAGCAGCCTGTTCGATTCCGCACGCAAGCAACGCGGTGATGTGATGGCCGCAGTGAAAGCGATGGTGGAAAGTCAGGGTTGGAAGCTGGTGGAGGGGCGGCCTGCCATCGACGGGCGTAGGCGCCTCAACGACTGA
- the rlmN gene encoding 23S rRNA (adenine(2503)-C(2))-methyltransferase RlmN, whose amino-acid sequence MNIADIRSLSREDIDKLVADLGEKPYRAKQLWEWLWKKSAHSWDAMSDLPKAFRAQLAERTVLRPLVLAEQQKSNDGTIKCAFRTWDGHIVEGVLIPTPTRLTACISSQIGCSLTCSFCATGKLKRIRNLDAAEIVDQVVLINKLAQEHYKQDLTNIVYMGMGEPLLNYANTMRSAERISAEDGLGMSARRITVSTAGIAKMIRKLADDEARFNLALSLHAANDAKRDRIMPINQENSLGELKDALRYYTRTLRKDVTFEYILLRGFNDSLADAQELVRYASDVHAKVNLIEYNPIDDSGFGRTDTKDAEAFQQYLDKKGIIARIRRSRGRDIDAACGQLANKNEPALKEGERVMK is encoded by the coding sequence ATGAACATCGCCGACATCCGCTCCCTCTCCCGCGAGGACATCGACAAGCTCGTTGCCGACCTTGGCGAGAAACCCTACCGCGCCAAGCAGCTCTGGGAGTGGTTGTGGAAGAAGAGCGCGCACAGCTGGGATGCCATGAGCGATCTGCCCAAGGCGTTCCGGGCGCAGTTGGCGGAACGCACCGTGCTGCGGCCGCTGGTGTTGGCCGAGCAGCAGAAGAGCAACGACGGCACCATCAAGTGCGCCTTCAGGACGTGGGACGGCCACATCGTTGAGGGTGTCCTGATCCCGACGCCGACGCGCCTCACGGCCTGCATCAGCAGCCAGATCGGTTGCAGCCTCACCTGTTCGTTCTGCGCCACCGGAAAACTGAAGCGCATCCGCAACCTTGATGCAGCAGAGATCGTGGACCAGGTGGTGCTCATCAACAAGCTCGCGCAAGAGCACTACAAGCAGGACCTGACGAACATCGTGTACATGGGCATGGGCGAACCCCTGCTCAACTACGCCAACACCATGCGCAGCGCCGAGCGCATTTCCGCCGAGGACGGGCTGGGCATGAGCGCACGGCGCATCACCGTGAGCACGGCCGGCATCGCAAAGATGATCCGCAAGTTGGCCGATGATGAGGCCCGGTTCAACCTGGCGCTATCGCTCCACGCAGCGAACGACGCCAAGCGCGATCGCATCATGCCCATCAACCAGGAGAATTCCTTGGGCGAGTTGAAGGATGCCCTTCGCTACTATACGCGCACCCTGCGCAAGGACGTCACCTTCGAGTACATCCTGCTTCGCGGCTTCAACGACTCACTGGCCGATGCCCAGGAACTGGTGCGCTACGCCAGCGACGTGCACGCCAAGGTGAACCTCATCGAGTACAACCCCATAGATGACAGTGGTTTTGGCCGGACTGACACGAAAGACGCCGAGGCCTTCCAGCAGTACTTGGACAAGAAGGGCATCATCGCCCGCATCCGCAGGAGCCGGGGTCGCGATATCGATGCGGCGTGCGGCCAGCTAGCTAACAAGAACGAGCCTGCCCTCAAGGAAGGAGAACGTGTGATGAAGTGA
- a CDS encoding undecaprenyl-diphosphate phosphatase, translating to MTVLEAIVLAIIEGLTEFLPVSSTGHMIIGSTIMGIAADDFVKLFTVAIQFGAILSVVVLYWRRFFESFTIYPLLFVGFIPAAIAGLLFKSHIDELLEHVEIVGLMLLLGGIFFLFIERIFPASGTEEKPMTWKNAFVVGCFQCIAMVPGVSRSAATIVGGLSQRLSRKQAAEFSFFLAVPTMFAATAKSMWDYIDDGGAFTTEHWKLFGVGNLVAFVVAILAIRGFVGFLTKHGFGIFGWYRIVVGGVILVLWAMGVDMSIV from the coding sequence ATGACCGTTCTTGAAGCCATCGTCCTGGCCATCATCGAGGGGCTCACGGAGTTCCTGCCGGTGAGCAGCACCGGGCACATGATCATCGGCAGCACCATCATGGGCATTGCGGCCGATGACTTCGTGAAGCTGTTCACGGTGGCCATCCAGTTCGGGGCCATCCTCAGCGTGGTGGTGCTCTATTGGCGCAGGTTCTTCGAGAGCTTCACGATCTATCCGTTGCTTTTTGTGGGCTTCATCCCTGCTGCCATCGCCGGTCTGCTCTTCAAGAGCCACATCGATGAGCTGCTGGAACACGTAGAGATCGTTGGCCTCATGCTGCTGCTCGGTGGGATCTTCTTCCTCTTCATCGAGCGCATCTTCCCCGCCAGCGGCACGGAAGAGAAACCGATGACCTGGAAGAACGCTTTTGTGGTGGGTTGTTTCCAGTGCATTGCCATGGTGCCGGGCGTGAGCCGCAGTGCCGCGACCATCGTCGGTGGTCTCAGCCAGAGGCTCTCGCGCAAGCAGGCGGCCGAGTTCAGCTTTTTCCTGGCCGTGCCCACCATGTTCGCTGCCACCGCCAAAAGCATGTGGGATTACATCGATGATGGCGGGGCCTTCACCACCGAGCATTGGAAGCTCTTCGGGGTCGGCAATCTGGTGGCCTTCGTGGTGGCCATCCTCGCCATCCGGGGCTTCGTTGGCTTCCTTACGAAGCACGGCTTCGGCATTTTCGGGTGGTACCGCATCGTGGTCGGTGGTGTCATCCTCGTCCTGTGGGCGATGGGGGTTGATATGAGCATTGTCTGA
- a CDS encoding DUF3109 family protein, with the protein MIEHQGTLISEELFERRFVCDLSACKGACCEQGDSGAPLEPEEAQLIEKHINDILPYMTTRGKNSLKKQGTSVVDSDGELVTPIVQEYAECIYAKKDPDGTWKCGIDNAWRDGKIPFRKPISCHLYPIRTEKLKFHEALNYHEWPICKPACTCGAKLDVPVFRFLKESLTRRYGAPWYDGLEAIYAEWVKQPKSKARKAVL; encoded by the coding sequence ATGATCGAGCACCAAGGCACCCTCATCAGCGAAGAGCTTTTCGAACGCCGCTTCGTGTGCGACCTCAGCGCGTGCAAGGGCGCCTGTTGCGAGCAGGGCGATAGCGGCGCGCCGTTGGAGCCCGAGGAGGCGCAGCTCATCGAAAAGCACATCAACGACATCCTGCCGTACATGACCACGCGCGGCAAGAACAGCCTGAAGAAGCAGGGCACCAGCGTGGTGGACAGCGACGGCGAACTGGTGACGCCCATCGTGCAGGAATACGCCGAGTGCATCTACGCGAAGAAGGACCCCGACGGCACGTGGAAGTGCGGCATCGACAATGCCTGGCGCGATGGCAAGATCCCGTTCCGCAAGCCCATCAGCTGCCATCTCTATCCCATCCGCACGGAGAAACTGAAGTTCCACGAAGCGCTCAACTACCACGAATGGCCCATCTGCAAACCGGCCTGCACCTGTGGCGCCAAGCTCGATGTGCCCGTGTTCCGCTTCCTGAAGGAGAGCCTGACCCGGCGTTACGGCGCGCCATGGTACGATGGCTTGGAAGCCATCTACGCCGAGTGGGTGAAGCAGCCGAAGTCCAAAGCGCGCAAAGCCGTGCTTTAG
- a CDS encoding type II toxin-antitoxin system RelE/ParE family toxin — protein sequence MSYTVELTRAAVRELRSVPPPFHDAVVRALRGLESEPRPVGCKKLSGYAGLWRIRVGNYRVLYEISDKIRLVSVERVANRKDAYR from the coding sequence GTGAGCTATACGGTTGAGCTCACGCGAGCGGCGGTCCGGGAGTTGAGAAGTGTGCCGCCGCCGTTCCATGATGCCGTTGTAAGAGCGCTTCGGGGATTGGAGAGCGAGCCACGCCCTGTTGGATGCAAGAAGCTCAGCGGATACGCAGGATTGTGGCGGATCCGGGTCGGGAACTACAGGGTGCTCTATGAGATATCGGACAAGATCCGATTGGTGAGCGTGGAGAGGGTCGCCAACCGAAAAGATGCCTACCGATGA
- a CDS encoding leucine--tRNA ligase, translated as MGYEHKDIEKKWREEWRKRGTYRVENDSSKPKYYVLDMFPYPSGAGLHVGHPLGYIASDIVSRYKRHSGFNVLHPMGYDSFGLPAEQYAIQTGQHPAKTTEVNITRYREQLDNIGFSFDWDREVRTSNPDFYKWTQWIFLQLFDSWYDHAQDKSRPIADMIARFEQQGWNGADECAITGNEEDEPLAAFTAAQWKQFDEKTQRGILMRFRLAYLGEAWVNWCPALGTVLANDEVKDGVSERGGHPVERKRMPQWSMRITAFAQRLLDGLDTLDWSESIKEAQRNWIGKSEGALVRFRLTPALSSGEGEMRPHPALSKGEGEMLASDQTSASVEGDKTDLRFHTADRTNYKSLANNARRMRSEPTLAEDALWQALRGSSLGAKFRRQHVVENYIVDFACLPKQLVVEVDGGSHQERNDEDAERTLQLERHGFKVVRFTNDEVLGNIDNVLERIRLLLEERAELRYEAGAFVPPTSDPSPLERGRGEADPLSTGEGRGEAIEVFTTRPDTLFGVTFVTLAPEHELVERITSADRRAEVMAYVSAAKNRSERERMADVKKVSGVFTGATCIHPFTGAEVPVWVGDYVLGGYGTGAVMAVPGGDQRDWNFATHFGLPIIAVTEGADISKEADERKDATICSEGFLKGLKVPDAITRAIDELEKLGAGERRINFRLRDAAFGRQRYWGEPIPIYYKDGVPYALPEGELPLVLPEVDKFLPTETGEPPLARAKSWHFDPRKAKSPEGARIPPPPPGEAGWGLETTTMPGWAGSSWYFLRYMDPKNEGRFASPEAINYWQQVDLYVGGSEHATGHLLYFRFWTKFLKDRGWINFDEPAKKLVNQGMIQGVSAFTLHTGVMSWFINGTQWLSPGGSPLVYISKGRYDRMIETKDFSPLAEIYARHDSSIDYRATSFVSFAARYKAHVYVDHVGANDLLDITAFRNSRPGQQFELLTEEDGTFICEREVEKMSKSKFNVVNPDNIISKYGADTLRLYEMFLGPIEQSKPWDTNGIEGTFRFLRKFWNLFHPGSSSDAPVPSTHGVDPLHVTDDAPTKPELKILHATLKKVTEDIEKMSFNTSVAQFMIAVNELGSLKCNKRAVLEPLVIALAPFAPHIAEELWEKLGHTDSVTGAKWPQWSAEHLVEDSFSYPISFNGKTRLQLEFPIALDAKSVEAAVLANPEVQQRLEGKPPKKVIVVPKRIVNIVV; from the coding sequence ATGGGCTACGAGCACAAGGACATCGAGAAGAAGTGGCGTGAAGAATGGCGCAAGCGCGGCACCTACCGCGTGGAGAACGATTCCTCCAAGCCCAAGTACTACGTGCTGGACATGTTCCCCTACCCCAGCGGCGCGGGCTTGCACGTGGGGCACCCGCTCGGCTACATCGCCAGCGATATCGTTTCGCGGTACAAGCGGCACAGCGGCTTCAATGTGCTGCACCCCATGGGCTACGACAGCTTTGGGCTGCCGGCCGAGCAGTACGCGATCCAGACAGGCCAGCACCCGGCGAAGACCACGGAAGTCAACATCACGCGCTACCGCGAACAGCTCGACAACATCGGCTTCAGCTTCGATTGGGACCGTGAAGTGCGCACGAGCAACCCCGACTTCTACAAGTGGACGCAGTGGATCTTCCTGCAGCTCTTCGACAGCTGGTACGACCACGCGCAGGACAAGTCGCGACCGATCGCGGACATGATCGCGCGCTTCGAACAGCAAGGCTGGAACGGTGCGGACGAATGCGCCATCACCGGCAACGAAGAGGATGAACCGTTGGCCGCCTTCACCGCTGCGCAATGGAAGCAGTTCGACGAGAAGACGCAGCGCGGAATCCTCATGCGCTTCCGCCTGGCCTACCTCGGTGAAGCATGGGTGAACTGGTGCCCCGCGCTGGGCACCGTACTCGCCAACGACGAGGTGAAGGACGGTGTGAGCGAGCGCGGCGGTCACCCCGTGGAGCGCAAACGCATGCCGCAATGGAGCATGCGCATCACGGCCTTCGCCCAGCGCCTGCTCGACGGGCTTGACACGCTCGACTGGAGCGAGAGCATCAAGGAAGCGCAGCGCAACTGGATCGGAAAGAGCGAAGGGGCGCTTGTGCGGTTTCGCCTCACCCCGGCCCTCTCCAGTGGAGAGGGTGAAATGCGGCCTCACCCTGCCCTCTCCAAAGGAGAGGGTGAAATGCTTGCAAGCGATCAGACCAGTGCAAGTGTCGAGGGCGACAAGACCGACCTGCGTTTCCACACTGCTGATCGGACCAACTACAAGTCCCTGGCGAACAATGCGCGTCGAATGCGTTCAGAGCCCACGCTGGCCGAAGATGCGCTTTGGCAAGCGTTGCGTGGCAGTTCACTTGGTGCGAAGTTCCGCCGGCAACATGTTGTGGAGAACTACATCGTTGACTTCGCTTGTTTGCCGAAGCAGCTCGTGGTTGAAGTTGATGGCGGCAGCCACCAAGAGCGTAACGATGAAGATGCCGAACGCACGCTTCAACTTGAGCGTCATGGATTCAAGGTCGTCCGCTTCACGAATGACGAAGTCCTCGGCAACATTGACAATGTGCTTGAACGCATTCGCCTGTTGCTCGAGGAGCGCGCCGAACTGCGATACGAAGCCGGCGCGTTCGTTCCTCCCACCTCAGACCCCTCTCCACTGGAGAGGGGCAGGGGTGAGGCAGACCCCCTCTCCACTGGAGAGGGTCGGGGTGAGGCCATCGAGGTCTTCACCACCCGCCCCGACACGCTGTTCGGCGTCACGTTCGTCACGCTCGCACCCGAGCACGAGCTGGTCGAGCGCATCACATCCGCCGACCGTCGCGCGGAAGTGATGGCCTACGTCAGCGCAGCGAAGAACCGCAGCGAACGTGAGCGCATGGCCGACGTGAAGAAGGTGAGCGGCGTGTTCACCGGTGCGACATGCATCCATCCGTTCACCGGCGCTGAAGTACCGGTGTGGGTGGGCGACTACGTGCTCGGCGGTTACGGCACCGGCGCCGTGATGGCCGTGCCCGGCGGTGACCAGCGCGACTGGAATTTCGCCACGCACTTCGGCCTGCCGATCATCGCGGTGACGGAAGGCGCCGACATCAGCAAGGAGGCCGACGAACGCAAGGACGCAACGATCTGCAGTGAGGGTTTCCTGAAGGGCTTGAAAGTGCCCGATGCGATCACACGTGCGATCGATGAACTGGAAAAGCTCGGAGCCGGTGAGCGCCGCATCAACTTCCGCCTGCGCGATGCCGCCTTCGGTCGCCAGCGCTATTGGGGCGAACCCATTCCCATCTACTACAAGGACGGCGTGCCGTACGCCTTGCCGGAAGGCGAACTTCCGTTGGTGCTCCCGGAAGTGGACAAGTTCCTGCCGACGGAAACCGGAGAGCCACCGCTCGCACGCGCGAAGAGCTGGCACTTCGATCCCCGGAAAGCGAAGAGCCCCGAGGGTGCACGCATTCCTCCTCCCCCACCGGGGGAGGCCGGGTGGGGGTTGGAGACCACCACCATGCCCGGTTGGGCCGGCAGCAGCTGGTACTTCCTGCGCTATATGGACCCGAAGAACGAGGGCCGCTTCGCATCACCGGAAGCCATCAACTACTGGCAGCAAGTGGACCTGTACGTGGGCGGCAGCGAACACGCCACCGGCCACCTGCTCTACTTCCGCTTCTGGACCAAATTCCTGAAGGACCGCGGCTGGATCAACTTCGATGAGCCCGCGAAGAAGCTGGTGAACCAAGGGATGATACAAGGTGTATCTGCGTTCACGTTGCATACTGGCGTGATGAGTTGGTTTATTAATGGAACACAGTGGTTGTCTCCGGGAGGATCGCCACTGGTTTACATCAGTAAGGGGCGCTATGATCGGATGATTGAGACCAAAGACTTCAGTCCATTGGCTGAGATCTATGCTCGCCACGACTCATCCATAGATTACCGCGCCACATCGTTTGTCTCCTTTGCGGCTCGATATAAGGCTCACGTCTATGTCGACCATGTGGGGGCTAATGACCTACTCGACATTACCGCTTTTCGGAACAGTCGGCCAGGGCAACAATTCGAACTATTGACCGAAGAGGATGGGACATTTATCTGCGAGCGAGAAGTAGAGAAGATGTCTAAGTCGAAGTTCAACGTAGTCAACCCAGACAACATCATCTCGAAGTACGGCGCCGACACGCTCCGCCTCTACGAGATGTTCTTGGGCCCCATCGAGCAGAGCAAGCCATGGGACACCAACGGCATCGAAGGCACCTTCCGCTTCCTACGCAAATTCTGGAACCTCTTCCACCCCGGATCTTCTTCGGATGCACCCGTACCGTCGACCCACGGGGTCGACCCACTTCACGTAACCGACGACGCCCCCACCAAGCCCGAACTGAAGATCCTGCACGCCACCCTGAAGAAGGTGACGGAGGACATCGAGAAGATGAGCTTCAACACCAGCGTGGCGCAGTTCATGATCGCCGTGAACGAGCTGGGCAGTCTCAAGTGCAACAAGCGCGCGGTGCTGGAACCGCTGGTGATCGCACTGGCACCCTTCGCGCCGCACATCGCCGAGGAGCTCTGGGAGAAACTCGGTCATACCGACAGCGTGACCGGGGCGAAATGGCCCCAGTGGAGCGCCGAGCACCTGGTGGAGGACAGCTTCAGCTACCCCATCAGCTTCAACGGCAAAACGCGCCTGCAACTGGAGTTCCCCATTGCTTTGGACGCCAAGAGCGTGGAAGCCGCCGTACTGGCCAACCCCGAGGTGCAGCAACGCCTGGAGGGCAAGCCGCCCAAAAAGGTGATCGTGGTGCCCAAGCGCATCGTGAACATTGTGGTGTGA
- the queA gene encoding tRNA preQ1(34) S-adenosylmethionine ribosyltransferase-isomerase QueA, translating into MKLQAFKFDVPKEQIALYPTKDRDGARMMVLHRKDGKIEHKKFKDIMNYFDEGDTFILNDTKVFPARMWGNKEKTGAKIEVFMLRELNRDSLLWDVLVDPARKIRIGNKLYFGKNDELVAEVIDNTTSRGRTLRFLFDGSYEEFKRQITEMGETPLPRYIKRETEESDAERYQTIYARHEGAVAAPTAGLHFSRELMKRMELKGIHFANITLHVGLGTFRPVEVEDLTKHKMDSEQVIIPQEACDVINQSKARKKHVCAVGTTTMRGIESSVSTENRIKSYNGWTNKFIFPPYEFSIADRMLTNFHMPESTLLMMVAAFGGYDHVWNAYKVALKEKYRFFSYGDAMLII; encoded by the coding sequence ATGAAGCTCCAAGCATTCAAGTTCGACGTCCCAAAGGAACAGATCGCTCTCTACCCCACCAAGGACCGCGACGGCGCCCGCATGATGGTGCTGCACCGCAAAGACGGGAAGATCGAGCACAAGAAGTTCAAGGACATCATGAACTACTTCGATGAAGGCGACACCTTCATCCTGAACGACACCAAGGTGTTCCCCGCGCGCATGTGGGGCAATAAAGAGAAGACCGGCGCCAAGATCGAGGTGTTCATGCTGCGCGAGCTGAACCGCGACAGCCTGCTGTGGGACGTGCTGGTGGACCCCGCCCGCAAGATCCGCATCGGCAACAAGCTCTACTTCGGCAAGAACGACGAGCTGGTGGCCGAGGTCATCGACAACACCACCAGCCGCGGCCGCACGCTCCGTTTCCTGTTCGATGGCAGCTACGAAGAGTTCAAGCGCCAGATCACCGAGATGGGCGAGACCCCATTGCCGCGCTACATCAAGCGGGAGACGGAGGAGAGCGATGCCGAGCGTTACCAGACCATCTACGCGCGCCACGAAGGCGCCGTGGCCGCTCCCACCGCTGGCCTGCACTTCAGCCGCGAGCTGATGAAGCGCATGGAACTGAAGGGCATCCACTTCGCCAACATCACGCTGCACGTTGGCTTGGGCACCTTCCGCCCCGTGGAGGTGGAGGACCTCACCAAGCACAAGATGGACAGCGAGCAGGTGATCATCCCCCAGGAAGCCTGCGACGTCATCAACCAGAGCAAGGCGCGCAAGAAGCACGTGTGCGCGGTGGGCACCACCACCATGCGCGGCATCGAGAGCAGCGTGAGCACGGAGAACCGCATCAAGTCGTACAACGGGTGGACGAACAAGTTCATCTTCCCGCCCTACGAGTTCAGCATCGCCGACCGCATGCTCACCAACTTCCACATGCCCGAGAGCACGCTGCTGATGATGGTGGCCGCCTTCGGAGGCTACGACCATGTGTGGAACGCCTACAAGGTGGCACTGAAGGAGAAGTACCGCTTCTTCTCGTACGGTGATGCCATGCTGATCATTTGA
- a CDS encoding DUF3098 domain-containing protein has protein sequence MSEQNTNELPFTRTNYTLLLIGIGIVFLGYILMAGGGSGDPNVFNADEIFHPRRITVAPIVAMMGYLFCVYAILKKPKA, from the coding sequence ATGTCCGAACAGAACACGAACGAGCTCCCCTTCACGCGCACCAACTACACGCTGCTGCTCATCGGCATCGGCATCGTTTTCCTGGGCTACATCCTCATGGCCGGTGGCGGCAGCGGCGACCCGAACGTGTTCAATGCGGACGAGATCTTCCACCCGCGGCGCATCACCGTGGCGCCCATTGTGGCCATGATGGGCTACCTCTTCTGCGTGTACGCCATCCTGAAGAAGCCCAAGGCCTGA
- a CDS encoding 2-C-methyl-D-erythritol 4-phosphate cytidylyltransferase → MDRSSIIVAGGSGKRLGGPVPKQFQTVKGKPLLMWTIEAFHAYDAAMPLIVVLPKEHFDIWKALCMGHRFFIDHQVVAGGAERFHSVKAGLDKVDGNGLVAVHDGVRPVVSPALIERCFEAAHHKGAAIPVVPVVPSIREITPDGSRALDRSKLRAVQTPQCFHTDLLRKAFEQPYDAAFTDEAALVERLGVKVELVEGEERNIKVTTAMDMRVVENYVR, encoded by the coding sequence ATGGATCGTAGCAGCATTATCGTCGCGGGAGGCTCTGGCAAACGCTTGGGCGGTCCGGTCCCGAAGCAGTTCCAGACGGTCAAGGGCAAACCGCTTTTGATGTGGACCATCGAGGCGTTCCATGCCTATGATGCCGCCATGCCGCTCATCGTGGTGCTGCCCAAGGAGCACTTCGACATCTGGAAAGCGCTTTGCATGGGGCACCGCTTCTTCATCGACCATCAGGTCGTGGCAGGCGGTGCCGAGCGCTTCCACAGCGTGAAGGCCGGCTTGGACAAGGTGGATGGCAACGGACTGGTCGCGGTGCACGATGGTGTGCGGCCGGTGGTTTCGCCAGCGCTCATCGAGCGCTGCTTTGAAGCCGCGCACCACAAAGGCGCTGCTATCCCCGTGGTGCCCGTGGTCCCCAGCATAAGGGAGATCACCCCGGACGGCAGCAGAGCCTTGGACCGGTCGAAGCTCCGCGCGGTGCAAACCCCGCAGTGCTTCCATACCGACCTGCTGCGCAAGGCGTTCGAACAACCCTATGATGCAGCGTTCACCGATGAGGCGGCTTTAGTGGAGCGGCTGGGCGTGAAGGTGGAGTTGGTGGAAGGGGAGGAGAGAAACATCAAGGTGACCACGGCCATGGATATGCGCGTTGTTGAGAACTACGTTCGCTAA
- a CDS encoding tRNA pseudouridine(55) synthase TruB translates to MSQVHPSLSDTDNGGLLLVDKPVGWSSFDVVKKLRGAFRSVLGHRVKVGHGGTLDPLASGLLLIGFGKWTKQLERLAGEDKSYEATVRLGATTLSYDAETPVRREAHWQHLTEEEIRSAVASFQGEFMQRPPAFSAKHVGGERAYFLARAAGNLVHGRHRHHEGPALQRDPGIGEGEELLLDPLPVVVHSIATLGVDGRDVRISVACGKGTYIRSLAHDIGQKLGCGAHLVALRRTGSGACSVADALPPERWSEELDRLRNVTSS, encoded by the coding sequence ATGTCCCAAGTTCATCCTTCCCTCAGCGATACGGACAACGGCGGTCTGCTGCTGGTGGACAAGCCCGTGGGGTGGAGCAGCTTCGATGTGGTGAAGAAGCTGCGGGGCGCCTTCCGCAGTGTGCTGGGGCACCGCGTGAAGGTGGGCCACGGGGGCACTCTTGACCCATTGGCGAGCGGCCTGTTGCTGATCGGCTTCGGCAAGTGGACGAAGCAGTTGGAGCGCTTGGCCGGGGAGGACAAGTCGTACGAGGCCACCGTGCGCTTGGGAGCGACCACCCTGAGCTACGACGCCGAAACGCCCGTGAGGCGCGAGGCACATTGGCAGCACCTGACCGAGGAAGAGATCCGATCGGCGGTGGCGTCGTTCCAGGGGGAATTCATGCAACGCCCGCCCGCCTTCAGTGCCAAGCATGTAGGGGGCGAGCGGGCCTACTTCCTGGCGCGGGCTGCGGGCAACCTGGTGCACGGTCGCCACCGCCACCACGAGGGCCCGGCCTTGCAGCGCGATCCCGGCATCGGCGAAGGGGAGGAACTCCTGCTGGACCCCTTGCCCGTGGTGGTGCACAGCATCGCCACGCTGGGGGTTGACGGCCGGGATGTGCGCATCAGCGTGGCGTGCGGCAAGGGGACCTACATCCGCTCGCTGGCCCATGATATCGGCCAGAAGCTGGGTTGCGGTGCCCATCTGGTGGCCCTTCGCCGCACGGGCAGCGGGGCCTGTTCCGTGGCCGATGCATTGCCGCCGGAGCGTTGGAGCGAGGAGCTTGACAGGCTACGGAATGTCACTTCGAGCTGA